The following coding sequences are from one Methanohalophilus halophilus window:
- a CDS encoding DUF6951 family protein has translation MTEVTVNSRICGYKHKINAEKKGKKINVDIASDCKKIQAMSNMEVPRMEIFDIRDNYITKKAQEAHTCPTCIVPSGAIHACHLESGFISKTLAKESGSVSIDFDEEIDD, from the coding sequence ATGACAGAAGTTACTGTAAACTCAAGAATCTGTGGCTACAAGCATAAAATTAACGCAGAAAAAAAAGGTAAAAAGATTAACGTCGATATTGCCAGTGACTGCAAAAAAATACAGGCAATGTCAAATATGGAAGTACCAAGAATGGAAATTTTTGACATCCGGGACAACTACATCACCAAAAAGGCACAGGAAGCACACACATGTCCGACCTGTATCGTACCCAGTGGAGCAATTCATGCCTGCCACCTAGAATCAGGATTCATTTCCAAAACACTGGCAAAAGAATCAGGTAGCGTCAGTATCGATTTTGATGAAGAAATTGATGACTAA
- a CDS encoding methylamine methyltransferase corrinoid protein reductive activase, which produces MYGIALDLGTSGFRAQLIDLDTKDVLKTAITMRHPLPGGNVMDHLDFSIQVGPDISHEIMMDTVKKIIERFDVDPADIRRIAICGNPIQLSIFQNIEIRDLAYAGKNKQKKLGVENVVRDARVFNASEIFEGVISLPNCEIIVPPAIKHEIGADALAMMIMTDFYEQEKPSLVTDYGTNAEMALKIGNKIITGSAAAGPAIEGQGISCGMLASPGAISDVNPEGDYWRITILDKDMSPRKAHLVEPITGDIKESSDMIAKGITGTGVIAAISVALDTGLIKKLPNLPNGKVILAEGVEIYDRDIEEAGKAIGAIRAAHLTLLVEAGLAYEDLDYMYMSGATGAYIDANKARILGSCPNFSKSIVQFGNTSISLARELVFDGGRLEEVKEVANRIKADHLMMAESNTFSNFYVCELSYWTQGMPIETYNQMLEMYGLPTLPEPYKDPVIEKRVIKDIDEVGKEGLEVVSDLGIVIEEEAPKCILCRKCEEECPEDAIVALEKDGKRYVHYDSEKCLGTACHRCVTICPVDAIHYIDIDIKTL; this is translated from the coding sequence ATGTATGGTATTGCTCTAGATTTGGGAACAAGTGGTTTTCGGGCACAATTGATTGATCTTGATACGAAGGATGTTTTAAAGACTGCTATTACAATGCGCCACCCTTTGCCGGGTGGCAACGTGATGGATCATCTGGATTTTTCTATTCAGGTAGGTCCGGATATTTCACATGAAATAATGATGGATACGGTAAAGAAAATAATCGAAAGATTCGATGTTGATCCGGCAGATATCCGGCGTATTGCTATATGCGGAAACCCTATACAGCTTTCAATTTTCCAGAACATTGAGATCCGCGATCTTGCTTATGCAGGTAAAAACAAACAAAAGAAGCTTGGTGTCGAAAATGTGGTGCGGGATGCTCGGGTTTTCAATGCTTCTGAGATATTTGAGGGTGTGATCTCTCTTCCAAATTGTGAAATTATTGTCCCTCCTGCAATCAAACATGAGATTGGTGCAGATGCATTGGCAATGATGATTATGACTGATTTCTATGAGCAGGAAAAACCTTCTCTTGTAACGGATTATGGTACAAATGCCGAAATGGCACTGAAAATAGGGAACAAGATTATTACTGGCAGTGCAGCTGCGGGTCCTGCAATTGAGGGTCAGGGTATTTCCTGTGGTATGCTTGCAAGTCCCGGTGCAATATCCGATGTAAATCCTGAAGGTGATTATTGGAGAATCACTATTCTGGATAAGGATATGTCTCCCCGTAAAGCCCATCTGGTTGAGCCGATTACCGGTGATATAAAAGAATCCAGTGACATGATTGCAAAAGGGATTACCGGTACAGGAGTAATTGCGGCGATTTCGGTTGCCCTGGATACTGGATTAATAAAGAAGCTTCCAAATCTGCCCAACGGTAAAGTTATTCTGGCTGAAGGTGTGGAAATTTATGACCGGGATATCGAAGAAGCAGGCAAAGCGATTGGTGCGATACGTGCTGCACACCTGACTTTACTTGTTGAAGCAGGTCTTGCATATGAAGACCTTGATTATATGTATATGTCCGGCGCAACAGGTGCATATATTGATGCGAACAAGGCCAGAATACTGGGGTCCTGCCCAAACTTCTCCAAATCAATCGTGCAATTTGGTAACACTTCGATCTCCCTTGCAAGGGAGCTTGTGTTTGATGGAGGTCGTCTTGAGGAAGTAAAGGAAGTAGCCAACAGAATAAAGGCTGACCATTTGATGATGGCCGAAAGCAATACTTTTTCGAACTTCTATGTTTGTGAACTTTCCTACTGGACACAGGGAATGCCCATTGAAACATACAATCAGATGCTTGAAATGTATGGTCTTCCAACATTACCCGAGCCTTATAAGGATCCTGTAATTGAAAAAAGGGTAATAAAGGATATCGATGAAGTAGGCAAAGAAGGCCTTGAAGTTGTGAGCGATCTGGGTATCGTAATAGAAGAGGAGGCTCCCAAGTGTATCCTTTGCCGTAAGTGTGAGGAGGAATGTCCAGAAGATGCTATTGTGGCACTGGAAAAGGACGGTAAAAGATACGTGCATTATGATAGTGAAAAATGCCTTGGAACTGCCTGTCATCGTTGCGTGACAATTTGTCCGGTGGACGCAATTCATTACATAGACATTGATATCAAAACACTCTGA